One window of Acidobacteriaceae bacterium genomic DNA carries:
- a CDS encoding SDR family oxidoreductase, with product MARSLNPLFLAGLGAGFAAAAIATTRALRAAPPPDGAVVLVTGGGRGLGYAIASRFARRPIRLILAARDLGELHAAQAALIAEHPHLRPEDFYLFQGDLANPMECHRLVDESFAHFGRIDVLINNAGIIEVGPAEVQPLDAFYRAMHIHFYGPLHILWAALPRLRQQYPMPGWNRRCAIVNIASIGGKVPVPHMLPYTASKFALVGFSEGLHAELRKANILVTTVCPGLMRTGGEHHAHFTGDVEAEKRWFMFGAKTPGIATTPEHAACRIYSAVTHGCAEIVITPHAWLAARVHGHCPGTSQLIAGLANEYVLPDAP from the coding sequence ATGGCCCGCTCGCTGAACCCGCTCTTCCTCGCCGGCCTCGGAGCCGGATTCGCCGCCGCCGCCATCGCCACCACCCGCGCTCTCCGGGCCGCTCCGCCACCCGACGGCGCCGTCGTCCTCGTCACCGGCGGTGGCCGCGGCCTCGGCTACGCCATTGCCTCACGCTTCGCACGCCGCCCCATCCGGCTGATCCTCGCCGCCCGCGACCTTGGCGAACTGCACGCAGCGCAGGCTGCTCTCATCGCCGAACACCCGCACCTGCGTCCCGAGGACTTTTACCTCTTCCAGGGCGACCTCGCCAACCCAATGGAATGCCATCGTCTCGTCGACGAGTCCTTCGCGCACTTCGGCCGCATCGACGTCCTCATCAACAACGCTGGCATCATCGAGGTCGGGCCCGCGGAGGTCCAGCCGCTCGACGCGTTCTACCGCGCCATGCACATCCACTTCTACGGACCCTTGCACATTCTCTGGGCGGCGCTGCCGCGCCTGCGCCAGCAGTACCCCATGCCAGGCTGGAACCGCCGCTGCGCCATCGTCAACATCGCATCGATCGGTGGCAAGGTGCCGGTCCCACACATGCTGCCCTACACCGCATCGAAATTCGCTCTCGTCGGATTCTCGGAAGGTCTGCACGCGGAACTCCGCAAGGCGAACATTCTCGTCACGACCGTCTGCCCCGGCCTGATGCGTACTGGCGGCGAGCACCACGCGCACTTCACCGGCGATGTGGAAGCGGAGAAGCGGTGGTTCATGTTCGGCGCCAAAACTCCCGGCATCGCCACCACGCCAGAGCATGCGGCCTGCCGCATCTACTCCGCCGTCACGCATGGCTGCGCCGAGATCGTGATCACACCGCATGCGTGGCTCGCGGCACGCGTCCACGGCCACTGCCCAGGGACGAGCCAACTCATTGCGGGCCTCGCGAACGAATACGTTCTCCCGGACGCGCCGTGA
- a CDS encoding DNA-formamidopyrimidine glycosylase family protein, translating to MPEGNEIHRWAERHSAALTGKKLRVESPNGRFPDADELDNRKLERVLAKGKHLGYVFGKDRILHVHLGRYGDWTEGQMPLAEPKGALRLRMWPVGAKPRKDAATPNKRHGWYSSDDGTSALIPEQIDWLELRGASACQLWTDANWQALLARLGPDALDGDDPQPAFDRILSAKTPIAVLLMDQTVLSGIGNIYRAELLYRARLDPFTEGREVPLQTLKAIWKDSIPLLRAGMLDRRIVTTRAKDRPTKKTGQPPKEEVHYAYRRHGKPCFVCGTKIQRRDIAGRTLYWCPVCQAATPR from the coding sequence TTGCCTGAAGGCAACGAGATTCATCGCTGGGCCGAGCGCCACAGCGCCGCACTCACTGGTAAGAAGCTGCGCGTGGAGTCGCCGAACGGCCGCTTCCCCGACGCCGACGAGCTGGATAACCGCAAGCTCGAGCGCGTGCTCGCCAAAGGCAAGCACCTCGGCTACGTGTTCGGCAAAGATCGCATTCTGCACGTGCACCTGGGCCGCTATGGCGATTGGACCGAGGGGCAGATGCCGCTCGCTGAGCCGAAGGGCGCGCTGCGGTTGCGCATGTGGCCCGTCGGCGCGAAGCCGCGCAAGGACGCAGCCACACCAAACAAGCGCCACGGCTGGTACTCGTCGGATGATGGCACGAGCGCACTCATTCCGGAGCAGATCGACTGGCTGGAACTCCGCGGCGCGTCAGCCTGCCAGCTCTGGACCGACGCCAACTGGCAGGCGCTGCTCGCACGCCTCGGCCCCGATGCCCTCGATGGCGACGATCCGCAGCCCGCCTTCGATCGCATTCTCAGCGCGAAGACGCCGATTGCTGTGCTTCTGATGGACCAGACCGTACTCTCGGGGATCGGAAACATCTACCGCGCGGAACTGCTCTATCGCGCGCGGCTGGACCCCTTCACGGAGGGCCGCGAGGTGCCTCTGCAGACGCTGAAAGCCATCTGGAAGGATTCCATTCCGCTGCTCCGCGCGGGCATGCTCGACCGCCGCATTGTCACCACGCGCGCCAAGGACAGGCCAACGAAGAAGACCGGTCAGCCGCCCAAGGAGGAGGTCCACTACGCCTACCGCCGGCACGGGAAGCCATGCTTCGTCTGTGGCACAAAGATTCAGCGCCGCGACATCGCCGGCCGCACGCTCTATTGGTGCCCGGTGTGTCAGGCTGCTACACCTCGATGA
- a CDS encoding J domain-containing protein, with protein MAGPKSKDYYGVLGVKKAATQDEIRKAFRKLARKYHPDVNPGDKKAEEKFKEISEANDVLSDEKKRKVYDQLGFYSDNIDPAAAEAYARAGGGAGAAGGFGGGRGAADQGVPFDFSGFDFSGFTPEGRRTQQTESTGFGSSFRDIFGSMFSGGGGGRQPRGPQPGTDLEYQVEIDFWTAIRGGITRLEIQRQSPCPTCKGTGAVGKPMECPECHGTGQVQQTGGRMKFNIQCPRCGGSGKVQNNCPTCDGAGVITRHEPLEFRIKPGTRDGQRIRLPGKGNAGTEGAAAGDLFLIIRVGHHKLFRRVADDIHITVPVTAMEAALGARIEVPTIDGDGHHAGRAQLKIPPGTQTGQKLRMREKGVPSATREGQRGDEIVEIKIVVPKIQDERSKEILRELQRLNPEDPRADLFNEL; from the coding sequence ATGGCAGGACCAAAGAGCAAGGACTACTACGGCGTACTCGGCGTCAAGAAGGCGGCCACGCAGGACGAGATCCGCAAGGCCTTTCGCAAGCTCGCGCGCAAGTACCACCCCGACGTGAACCCCGGGGATAAAAAAGCCGAGGAAAAATTCAAAGAAATCTCCGAGGCCAACGACGTTCTCTCCGACGAGAAGAAGCGGAAGGTCTACGACCAGCTCGGCTTCTACTCCGACAACATCGACCCCGCCGCGGCCGAAGCGTATGCTCGCGCGGGCGGCGGTGCAGGTGCCGCCGGCGGCTTCGGCGGGGGTCGCGGAGCAGCCGACCAGGGTGTTCCGTTCGACTTCTCCGGCTTTGACTTCTCCGGCTTCACACCTGAGGGCCGGCGCACACAGCAGACAGAATCCACCGGCTTCGGCTCCAGCTTCCGCGACATCTTCGGCAGCATGTTCAGCGGCGGTGGTGGCGGCCGCCAACCTCGCGGTCCGCAACCCGGCACCGATCTTGAATACCAGGTGGAGATCGACTTCTGGACCGCAATCCGTGGAGGCATCACGCGCCTGGAAATTCAGCGCCAGTCACCCTGCCCGACCTGCAAGGGCACGGGCGCCGTAGGTAAGCCCATGGAATGCCCGGAGTGCCACGGTACCGGGCAGGTGCAACAGACCGGCGGCCGCATGAAGTTCAACATTCAGTGCCCGCGCTGCGGAGGTTCGGGCAAGGTGCAGAACAATTGCCCGACCTGCGATGGCGCCGGCGTCATCACGCGCCATGAGCCGCTCGAGTTCCGCATCAAGCCGGGCACGCGTGACGGGCAGCGAATCCGCCTCCCCGGCAAGGGCAACGCCGGCACGGAAGGCGCGGCTGCGGGTGATCTGTTTCTCATCATCCGCGTTGGGCATCACAAGCTGTTTCGCCGGGTTGCCGATGACATCCACATCACTGTCCCGGTCACCGCGATGGAGGCTGCACTCGGCGCGCGGATCGAGGTGCCGACCATCGATGGTGACGGCCATCATGCCGGACGCGCGCAGCTTAAGATTCCTCCCGGGACGCAGACGGGACAGAAGCTGCGGATGCGCGAGAAGGGCGTGCCCAGCGCCACACGAGAAGGCCAGCGCGGCGATGAGATCGTTGAGATCAAAATCGTCGTTCCGAAGATTCAGGATGAGCGCTCAAAAGAAATTCTGCGCGAGCTTCAGCGACTCAATCCGGAAGACCCGCGCGCCGATCTCTTCAACGAGCTCTAA
- the dnaK gene encoding molecular chaperone DnaK, translating into MAKIIGIDLGTTNSCVAVMEGGEPKVIPNEEGGRTTPSIVAFTKNGERLVGQVAKRQAITNPQNTVYSIKRFMGRRYNEVSDEMKMVPYKVVQQGDHVAVEAQGKLFTPPEISAMILQKLKKAAEDYLGTTVTEAVITVPAYFNDAQRQATKDAGRIAGLDVKRIVNEPTAAALAYGLDKKKDETIAVYDFGGGTFDISILEVGDGVIEVKSTNGDTHLGGDNLDQRIVEWLISEFKSESGLDLTSKGNEMALQRLKDAAERAKIELSTAQETEINLPFITADASGPKHLVRTLSRAKLESLVDDLLQKSIGPCKQAMKDAGVDASKIDEVVLVGGQTRMPKIQQLVKDLFGREPHKGVNPDEVVAIGAAVQAGVLAGDVKDLLLLDVTPLTLAIETMGSVATPMIPRNTTIPTKKTETFSTAADNQTEVEIHVLQGERPMAAQNRTLGKFKLGGIPPAPRGMPQIEVTFDIDANGILNVTAKDNATGKDQKITITSSSGLSKDEIDRMAKDAEAHASEDKEAKEKIEARNQLDSMVYNVEKMLREGGDKVAAADKGDVETALADAKTTLAGGDPSKTEMEAARERLTTASHKLAEALYKAQSAGASAPPTDGDAAAAGTTDQPKDEGVIDAEYVDTEK; encoded by the coding sequence ATGGCAAAGATTATCGGAATAGATCTCGGCACGACTAATAGCTGCGTCGCCGTGATGGAAGGTGGCGAACCCAAGGTCATCCCGAACGAGGAGGGCGGACGTACGACCCCCTCGATTGTGGCGTTTACGAAGAATGGCGAACGCCTGGTGGGCCAGGTGGCGAAGCGCCAGGCGATTACGAACCCCCAGAACACGGTTTACTCGATCAAGCGCTTTATGGGCCGGCGCTACAACGAAGTTTCGGACGAGATGAAGATGGTGCCCTACAAGGTCGTCCAGCAGGGCGATCACGTGGCCGTGGAGGCGCAGGGCAAGCTGTTTACCCCGCCTGAGATCTCCGCGATGATCCTTCAGAAGCTGAAGAAGGCCGCAGAGGATTACCTCGGCACGACGGTCACCGAGGCCGTTATCACCGTGCCCGCGTACTTCAACGACGCGCAGCGCCAGGCGACCAAGGATGCCGGCCGGATTGCCGGTCTCGACGTCAAGCGCATCGTGAACGAGCCGACCGCAGCCGCGCTGGCTTATGGACTCGACAAGAAGAAGGATGAGACGATCGCCGTGTATGACTTCGGTGGCGGAACGTTCGATATTTCGATCCTCGAGGTCGGCGATGGCGTTATCGAGGTGAAGTCGACCAACGGCGACACGCATCTTGGTGGCGACAACCTGGACCAGCGAATTGTGGAGTGGCTGATCTCGGAATTCAAGAGCGAGTCGGGTCTGGACCTGACCTCGAAGGGCAACGAGATGGCGCTGCAGCGTCTGAAGGACGCCGCGGAGCGCGCCAAGATTGAGCTCTCGACCGCGCAGGAGACGGAGATCAATCTGCCGTTCATCACGGCAGACGCTTCCGGTCCGAAGCACCTGGTTCGCACGCTGAGCCGCGCGAAGCTGGAGTCGCTGGTCGATGACCTGCTGCAGAAGTCGATTGGACCTTGCAAGCAGGCGATGAAAGATGCTGGCGTCGACGCGAGCAAGATCGATGAGGTCGTGCTCGTCGGCGGACAGACCCGCATGCCGAAGATTCAGCAGTTGGTGAAGGACCTCTTCGGCAGGGAGCCTCACAAGGGCGTCAACCCTGATGAAGTTGTTGCGATTGGCGCTGCGGTCCAGGCTGGCGTACTTGCCGGCGATGTGAAGGACCTGCTGCTGCTGGATGTCACGCCGCTGACGCTCGCCATCGAGACGATGGGCAGCGTGGCGACGCCGATGATCCCGCGCAACACCACGATCCCGACAAAGAAGACGGAGACGTTTTCGACGGCGGCCGACAATCAGACCGAGGTCGAGATCCACGTCCTGCAGGGCGAGCGGCCGATGGCAGCGCAGAACCGCACGCTCGGTAAGTTCAAGCTCGGCGGAATCCCGCCTGCTCCGCGCGGCATGCCGCAGATCGAGGTCACATTTGACATCGACGCGAACGGCATTCTGAACGTGACGGCGAAAGACAACGCCACCGGCAAGGACCAGAAGATCACGATCACGAGTTCTTCGGGTCTGAGCAAGGACGAGATCGACCGCATGGCCAAGGACGCCGAAGCGCACGCTTCGGAGGACAAGGAAGCCAAGGAGAAGATCGAGGCCCGCAATCAGCTCGACTCGATGGTCTACAACGTCGAGAAGATGCTGCGCGAAGGCGGCGACAAGGTCGCGGCTGCGGACAAGGGCGACGTCGAAACCGCGCTTGCCGATGCCAAGACCACGCTGGCCGGCGGCGATCCTTCGAAGACCGAGATGGAAGCGGCGCGTGAGCGGCTGACGACGGCAAGCCACAAGCTCGCCGAGGCGCTCTACAAGGCGCAGTCTGCGGGTGCGTCCGCTCCTCCGACCGACGGCGATGCGGCCGCGGCTGGAACGACGGATCAGCCGAAGGACGAAGGCGTGATCGATGCGGAGTATGTCGACACTGAAAAGTAA
- a CDS encoding helix-turn-helix transcriptional regulator produces MATKRKSKGAYMISAVAEMYDIHPQTLRLYEREGLLRPSRSEGNTRLYTDEDLERLEFILNLARDLGVNIAGIAIVLQMRERMEEMNRQMQGFVEYVRTEMLSRMQQAQGQQAGLVPVRRPVAVPLRDAVQSAGKKRR; encoded by the coding sequence ATGGCGACGAAGAGGAAGTCCAAGGGAGCGTACATGATCTCGGCGGTAGCCGAGATGTATGACATTCACCCGCAGACGCTGCGATTGTACGAGCGCGAGGGGCTGTTGCGGCCGTCGCGTTCCGAGGGCAATACGAGGTTGTACACGGACGAGGACCTGGAACGGCTGGAGTTCATCCTGAATCTGGCGCGCGACCTGGGCGTAAACATCGCCGGAATTGCGATTGTTCTGCAGATGCGGGAGCGCATGGAGGAGATGAACCGCCAGATGCAGGGATTTGTTGAATACGTCCGGACGGAGATGCTGAGCCGGATGCAGCAGGCGCAGGGGCAGCAGGCGGGGCTGGTTCCGGTGCGGCGGCCGGTGGCGGTGCCGCTGCGCGATGCGGTGCAGTCGGCGGGGAAGAAGCGGCGGTAG
- a CDS encoding manganese catalase family protein, producing the protein MYHHIKKLMYTVNVGTPDVKFGKLLLEQFGGANGELAAAMQYTIQGWNCVDDLARRDLLLDIGTEELSHLEVVGALIRMHLKELKTNREAADADPLVTIAGGGGVSLYNSQGNAWTADYLKITGELDVDLRSNIAAEARAKIVYERLIDHTDDPGTLDTLQFLMTREITHMKAFTAALESMEKPPFSIGFLKPTPVLVDEYFNGSTGDGDEGESDMRGPWQTSFGLEPVESQMNGGQGLSVGEVKGTEDQEERGRQDSGQKATTSVFGEALSQTHPSTNKGGEKKSRGSNGNGSHRGSGKKPKA; encoded by the coding sequence ATGTATCACCACATCAAGAAGCTTATGTACACCGTGAACGTCGGAACGCCCGATGTGAAGTTTGGCAAACTCCTGCTGGAACAGTTCGGCGGGGCGAACGGTGAACTTGCGGCTGCCATGCAGTACACCATCCAGGGCTGGAATTGCGTGGATGATCTGGCACGCCGGGACCTTCTTCTGGATATCGGCACCGAAGAACTCAGCCATCTGGAAGTTGTGGGCGCGCTAATCCGAATGCACCTGAAAGAACTTAAGACCAATCGCGAAGCTGCCGATGCGGATCCGCTGGTGACCATTGCGGGAGGCGGCGGCGTGAGCCTCTACAACTCGCAAGGCAATGCCTGGACGGCGGATTACCTGAAGATTACAGGGGAACTGGATGTTGACCTGCGCAGCAATATCGCAGCCGAAGCGCGGGCCAAGATTGTGTACGAACGGCTGATCGATCACACGGATGATCCGGGGACGCTCGACACGCTGCAATTTCTCATGACGCGTGAGATTACTCACATGAAGGCCTTCACCGCTGCGCTGGAAAGTATGGAGAAGCCGCCGTTCTCGATCGGTTTCCTCAAGCCCACGCCGGTTCTGGTGGATGAGTATTTCAATGGTTCGACCGGGGACGGTGACGAAGGCGAGTCGGATATGCGCGGACCGTGGCAGACATCGTTCGGGCTCGAGCCGGTCGAGTCGCAGATGAACGGAGGACAGGGGCTTTCGGTCGGTGAGGTGAAGGGAACGGAAGACCAGGAAGAGCGTGGTCGCCAGGACTCCGGACAGAAGGCGACGACATCTGTCTTTGGCGAGGCTCTCAGTCAGACGCATCCCAGCACAAACAAGGGCGGCGAAAAGAAGTCTCGTGGTTCAAATGGGAACGGCTCTCATCGAGGGTCGGGAAAGAAGCCCAAAGCTTAG